In the Ipomoea triloba cultivar NCNSP0323 chromosome 6, ASM357664v1 genome, one interval contains:
- the LOC116022943 gene encoding syntaxin-61-like isoform X1, with product MSAAQDPFYIVKEEIQESIDRLLSTFHQWECIPNSGEHQQLVKELHSACESISWQVDELDKTISIASKDPSWYGINDVELDKRRRWTSDARTQVGNVKKAVITGQESTGLSVFEMRRELMNLPDPDQIVDKPNKYTTANNDDYVSAESDTQLLLIKQQDDELDELSASVRRIGGVGLTIHDELRAQDKIINDLGAEMDNTSTRLDFVQKRVAMVMKKASPKGQFMMILFLIVLFIILFILVFLT from the exons ATGTCTGCAGCTCAAGACCCATTTTATATTGTGAAGGAGGAAATTCAAGAATCT ATTGACAGGCTGTTGTCTACATTTCATCAATGGGAGTGCATTCCTAATAGTGGAGAGCATCAACAACTTGTGAAGGAGCTTCATTCTGCGTGTGAGAGCATTTCATGGCAG GTGGATGAATTGGACAAGACAATTTCTATTGCCTCAAAAGATCCTTCTTGGTATGGTATAAATGATGTTGAGCTTGACAAGCGGAGAAGGTGGACAAGCGATGCTCGTACTCAG GTTGGGAATGTTAAGAAAGCAGTAATAACTGGACAGGAGTCAACTGGATTGAGCGTTTTTGAGATGCGAAGAGAACTGATGAATCTGCCAGATCCTGATCAGATAGTAGATAAACCAAACAAGTACACTACTGCAAATAATGATGATTATGTATCAGCTGAATCTGATACACAGTTACTCCTCATAAA GCAGCAAGATGATGAGCTGGATGAGCTTAGTGCTAGTGTAAGAAGAATTGGAGGTGTTGGGCTTACTATACATGATGAGCTTCGTGCACAG GATAAGATTATTAATGATTTGGGCGCAGAGATGGACAATACATCTACTCGTCTTGACTTTGTTCAg aAAAGGGTTGCTATGGTTATGAAAAAGGCCAGTCCCAAGGGTCAGTTTATGATGATCTTATTCTTGATTGTCttgttcattatcttatttattCTGGTTTTCCTGACCTAG
- the LOC116022943 gene encoding syntaxin-61-like isoform X2, with product MIDRLLSTFHQWECIPNSGEHQQLVKELHSACESISWQVDELDKTISIASKDPSWYGINDVELDKRRRWTSDARTQVGNVKKAVITGQESTGLSVFEMRRELMNLPDPDQIVDKPNKYTTANNDDYVSAESDTQLLLIKQQDDELDELSASVRRIGGVGLTIHDELRAQDKIINDLGAEMDNTSTRLDFVQKRVAMVMKKASPKGQFMMILFLIVLFIILFILVFLT from the exons ATG ATTGACAGGCTGTTGTCTACATTTCATCAATGGGAGTGCATTCCTAATAGTGGAGAGCATCAACAACTTGTGAAGGAGCTTCATTCTGCGTGTGAGAGCATTTCATGGCAG GTGGATGAATTGGACAAGACAATTTCTATTGCCTCAAAAGATCCTTCTTGGTATGGTATAAATGATGTTGAGCTTGACAAGCGGAGAAGGTGGACAAGCGATGCTCGTACTCAG GTTGGGAATGTTAAGAAAGCAGTAATAACTGGACAGGAGTCAACTGGATTGAGCGTTTTTGAGATGCGAAGAGAACTGATGAATCTGCCAGATCCTGATCAGATAGTAGATAAACCAAACAAGTACACTACTGCAAATAATGATGATTATGTATCAGCTGAATCTGATACACAGTTACTCCTCATAAA GCAGCAAGATGATGAGCTGGATGAGCTTAGTGCTAGTGTAAGAAGAATTGGAGGTGTTGGGCTTACTATACATGATGAGCTTCGTGCACAG GATAAGATTATTAATGATTTGGGCGCAGAGATGGACAATACATCTACTCGTCTTGACTTTGTTCAg aAAAGGGTTGCTATGGTTATGAAAAAGGCCAGTCCCAAGGGTCAGTTTATGATGATCTTATTCTTGATTGTCttgttcattatcttatttattCTGGTTTTCCTGACCTAG